The sequence AAGACGAGTGACTGGGTTTTATCATTGTTCAGAACCAGACCGTTCGCAGAAAACCAGTTTGAGGCTTCAGTAAAAAACAAGTTAGTCGTAGTGCTTGTATTAGTCAGATGATTAGACTTGTGAATAAAAGTAGTGTCGTCTGCATAGAGTATGGACTTGCATGAGACGTTACGGGGTAAGTCATTGATTATAATAAGGAATAGAAGAGGCCCAAGGACTGAGCCTTGAGGAACTCCATAATTTAAATTCTGGGGTGAAGAAAGGTTATTATTGATGAAAACACACTGGGATCGATTGGTGAGATAGGATTCGAAGAGTTGTAGTTCAAGATTATTGAAACCATAATAATGAAGTTTTTGAAGAAGAATCGGATGAGAAACGCAGTCAAATGCTTTAGATAGGTCGCAGGCAGTTAGAGAAATGGAGGATTTACTTGAAAAAGCATTTAGAATTTCATCAATGGCGGACTTAACAGCTGAGGTGGTGGAAAACCCTTTGCGAAATCCAAATTGCGATGGAGAAAATAAGTTGTTAACTTCAAAGTGTTCGTATACCCGAATCTTAATGgccttttcgaaaatttttccaaaaactggtATTATAGAGATTGGCCTATAGTTAGAAGGTAaggttttatcaccttttttataaataggtattgttttagaaattttcaaagcattaggAAATATGCCTGATTGAAAACATGAGTTCAGGATTAAAGCCAGCGGTTCATCAATAGTATTTGCCAGATGTTTGATTAAATTTACTGATATTCCATAAACATCCGTgcactttgaacattttaaatttttgatgatttgaCGAATCTCATATTCTGTAACCCACTTCCATTTGAAGGGGGATGTGATTGTTTGAGAATTATGGAGAAGAGGCAAGGCCAGGTTTGGACCCAGATGAAGATTTGACACTAGGTCGGCTATTGAGTTGATGTAATAGTTATTCATATCATCAGATGTAAAAGGTAAGTCAGAGGACCCTCCTGAATGACCAATTTCCTTGTTTATGACCTGCCAGGCTGCCTTATTACGGTTGGATGCATTACTTATAAGGTCAGAGTTAAAACTACGTTTTGACTGAAGTATTTGGTTATTGTAAAACAATTTATGCTGTCGCCATACAGTTCTATCTTCAACATTGCCTGTACGAATATACTTTTGACGCAGCTGAATTACTTGCGACCTTATTTCTGAGAGCTCAGGAGTAAACCAGTTTAAGGATCGCTtggaattattagtttttttcacgAGTTTCTTGGGGAAGCACTgttggaaaaatagcaaaaagttTCAAAGAAGCAGGCAAAGTTATCGTTACCGTTGGCAAAGGTGAGCAGTGAATGCCAAGAAACATTTGCAAGGAGTGAAATTAATTCACAAATCCCTTCAGGGGTAATTGGACGGCTGAAGGTATGGGTAATTCTACCAGTAGTACTATGTTTGcactttttgattgaaaattgaaattttagtgaTAGCAAGTGAgcaagtgaaaatgaaactttcctgCCTGCACATGAACGTATTTCATAACCACAGCCCATCTCACACGGTGCAAgatccagtatctgaaactcataacacgttgcaacctctcgcgtgggatccatcctcgtgcatgactctgacaccttaCGCCGATTAACAACTTGCCACTTGCTCTctcgtgggaattggtctccgcgtattcctccaacacttaaTGCCGttacacgttgcagtatcttggcgtgggaaggtgtatgatgtgcataatCATGTGAccttttccggccaataggaagatgccgagagggtcacgagacggacgcgacacgggaggaagcctcttggagggaatagacacggTAAGCCtcttacgctgtatctcggagggggagtttgtacctgtgctctgacaattaaacgtgtggaaccagacttgccatctcattctgccttctacgaacctggcccttcttataagcttagtgcttacatatttataatgaaggtaaagcaaacaatttatttttatttgcgtacattttctcttatttaagATTGCTTTCCGGGCTCACTAAGAGCTTTCTTCTTTCTAAGATCTTTTTAGAGATGATAACACGAGTGCACTCGTATTCCCACTGGTCCATATAAGACCTGGAAGTATGAGACGCTTGGAAAAAGGAACACGGAGCTCCCATGATTGCAGCTAGCACACGATCGCATCCGTTTTACGAATGGGATAATAAGCCCTGTGTTTCCTAACATTAAAATGCAgtcattctggtgattttgcatacaattttatttataatgaagattgcggaaaacatcaaatgagagtgaaaatcatgcattgataatctgcgACACTGATATGCCACAGCTGGATAATGGGGAGTCTGTAGCTGGGAGGATAATGGGGAGCTGTATTTGGAAAGGGATTATAcgcaaaaaaagtagaaaattcaccacaaaattcagcttccaaaaaggcaaaatgtaaagtcataccacactcagccaaacattttaaacagcagGTGGGAGGCATACGACCcaaatttgttattcattgtcGCGAATTGCTAAACCATAAAACTCCTTTGATAAACTTTTAACTTTGTCAAAATAACTTTGAATACTATATACATTGATCAttaattacactggggaacagccATTTTGCAATCTTAGATCTGTGACTTTTTTCTGACTAACTTTTGGTCTCTGAAAGATTCTCCTGGATCATTTTtggggtattactctaaagaatatGTATCATACGACCATTATTGCAATTccctctcctgcatgttccattcatcgtgaaataaaaatgctggaagatgctcatgtaaaagttttcaggaaaagcaaatttatgaaaataatatctgcgagacaaaaatgaaaatttgttccaacacaaacaactaagattaatcgaggaaattaattatgcatttttgacATGATCACGTGGTTTCGGAGAAAACATTTTGTGAGAACAGAAATTTTTCAGTTGTCATCATCTCCAAGCAAaggagacggaatacattttccgtatTCCATGAAAGGTATAACATAGTATCGCCAGAAATGGTTCATcaattatatcacctgttaaacattttcactatgcaatacatgatcgattttaacccttttactgcagcagcctatttcaggtgggatgcacgaagactgccaaggctattttccggaattagcaacatttcaggtttaaaaatttctcagctacttaataatatttaatacttctagattttttcccaattcctaagatatatttatatcttataaccatagatagattatgggggcttacttaaattacagccgataAAAAGgctaaaatcacaaaaaaagtgaaaaaatttcgctcaaccagcaaggaCCGATATATCAGCCTGTTGGCAGTAAATGgttatatcaatttttcaaattgttatctaggaaatgtttaaatgtttgttcagaaatacccccccccaccaccttaccatcttccccctacccccccaccttatcaaacatctatttacgctaggtctttttgtatcaccccttgcaaaatatggaatcaatagggtagttaccttcatcaaagaaaatgaaatgcattgactgcgattccttacccaccattagtgtattcatactatacaaattatttggttttagaattctcagtttagacgaatggcaacggtcaattttaacctcatttgaaaaaggccagattggtgcccatgcgatgccaccccacgtgacatcacatggacctagttctatacgagtagataggagttatacatcgtctgacattaccaatgcatgcatgaggcacagagctcagggaaacgtctcttaataatgacctatcaaaattacttaaggtcggaaagtttccttcgtttgatagggtattaataatccttatttaagccaagcgctacctgctagcagggtactctgcgacctgctagcagcctgcattgcagcggcgcacataccctcaccccaaggtcacctcacacggcgaaagcgggaaccagaatgatatcaCACAGAGTTCCAGAGagcatttattactattattattcccTCACCCAACGAACAGCGTTCAGTGCATCTTTGCGTGGTGGTTGAGCGTGCTCTTCTGCGAGAAGCGCTTGTGGCACACACCACACGCAAAGGGCCTCTCCCCCGTCTGCACCCACAAGAGAGTGTGCAGGCGCCACAGGATCTCGTCTGGGTTAGATACCCGTGATTCTGTTTCCCACCCATGGGTGGCGGCGATGGCAAGGATCCTAGTACGGTTGTACCCAATGTTCCTCGTAGTGGTCGAAAGAGTCGGCCATTCAGACCCCAATGTGAGTAAGAGAAGGAGCTCGTGTCCCTCCCACCTGGTGAGCTTCGGGGAGTCCTTGTTGTTTGCCAGGAGCGTAAGCAGCTCCAGAACCTCCTGGTCTGCGGGTGTGGGCAGCATTCCGGGCGCGGTGGCCGGGAGAAGCTGTCGAAAGTCTTGTTCCAGGGAGAGGGCCTGGGGAGCTGGCTGCGATGCCGGAGGCTGTGACTCAAGGTATTGCGATGGTTCTTGTGTGGAAGGCAGCAATGGTTTTGTAATGATAGGAGAAACATcggcgtaaaaatttaaatgtcacgCTGAGCGAACAGAAACTAcatgacagaaataatgaattcttaagggcgttttacacggggcatggaattgtgcagattagagctgcattaatttctaaagtggcgtggaattgcacgaatgcatgaacgaaattagaacaggggctattctgccatctcgcatccacgcattctcacatgtgttccagcaattcaccgctttacacgacacaattttga comes from Ischnura elegans chromosome X, ioIscEleg1.1, whole genome shotgun sequence and encodes:
- the LOC124171331 gene encoding uncharacterized protein LOC124171331 isoform X2 — its product is MPLQNHRNTLSHSLRHRSQLPRPSPWNKTFDSFSRPPRPECCPHPQTRRFWSCLRSWQTTRTPRSSPGGRDTSSFSYSHWGLNGRLFRPLRGTLGTTVLGSLPSPPPMGGKQNHGYLTQTRSCGACTLSCGCRRGRGPLRVVCATSASRRRARSTTTQRCTERCSLGELQLSV
- the LOC124171331 gene encoding uncharacterized protein LOC124171331 isoform X1; the encoded protein is MPLQVTTRVWESSLGETQENHRNTLSHSLRHRSQLPRPSPWNKTFDSFSRPPRPECCPHPQTRRFWSCLRSWQTTRTPRSSPGGRDTSSFSYSHWGLNGRLFRPLRGTLGTTVLGSLPSPPPMGGKQNHGYLTQTRSCGACTLSCGCRRGRGPLRVVCATSASRRRARSTTTQRCTERCSLGELQLSV
- the LOC124171331 gene encoding uncharacterized protein LOC124171331 isoform X3, coding for MPLQVTTRVWESSLGETQENHRNTLSHSLRHRSQLPRPSPWNKTFDSFSRPPRPECCPHPQTRRFWSCLRSWQTTRTPRSSPGELQLSV